Within Fusobacterium gonidiaformans ATCC 25563, the genomic segment ACCAAAGGGAAAATATTGTCGAAGAAGTCGTTCAAGGAATGATAAAGGCTTATCCAGAGAAGCTTAGTCGAGTAGAAGGAGAGCCAATCATTTTACGAAAAGAGAAAAAAGTTGGAAAAGTTGCTTTGATTAGTGGTGGAGGAAGTGGTCATGAGCCGGCTCATGCAGGATATGTTGGTTATGGAATGTTAGATGCTGCTGTTTGTGGTGAAATTTTTACTTCTCCGGGAGCGGATAAAGTGTACAGGGCAATTCAAGAAGTTGATTCCGGAGCAGGAGTTCTTTTAATCATTAAAAATTATAGTGGCGATATTATGAATTTTGAAATGGCTGCAGAAATGGCAGCTATGGATGGAATTACGGTGAAACAAGTTGTTGTAGATGATGATATTGCAGTAGAAAACAGTACTTATACAGTAGGGAGAAGAGGAATCGCAGGAACTGTTTTTGTACATAAAATCTTAGGAGCTGCTGCAGAAGCAGGATATTCTTTGGATGAATTAGTAGATTTAGGGAATCGACTTGTCAACAATATTAAAACAATGGGAATGTCTTTGAAGTCTTGTATGGTTTTTTCCACAGGAAAACAAAGTTTTGAGATTGGAGATGACGAGGTCGAAATTGGTTTAGGAATTCATGGAGAACCCGGAACACATCGAGAAAAAATGGCAACTGCTGATGAGTTTACAGAAAAATTATTTGCTCAAATAGATAGAGAAACTCAACTACAAAAAGGAGAAAAAATTGCTGTCTTAGTCAATGGCTTAGGGGAAACAACTTTAATTGAATTATTTATTATCAACAATCATTTACAAGATTTATTACAAGCAAAAGAAGTGACTGTTGTGAAAACTTTTGTTGGAAATTATATGACTTCTTTAGATATGGGTGGATTTTCTATTAGTATTGTGAAGTTAGATGAAGAAATGAGAAAACTGTTGTTAGCAGAACAAGATACCATAGCATTTTAAGGAGACGAATATGTTAGTAAAAATTGTTGAAAAAATTGCAGATGAAATTATACAAAATAAGGAATATTTAACAGAATTGGATAGAGTGATTGGAGATGGAGATCACGGAGTTAATTTGGCAAGAGGTTTTGAAGAAATCAAAGCACAGATATCTTCATACAGTTCTTTAGCTTATTCTGATATTTTTCAAAAAATGGGTATGACCTTATTAACAAAAGTTGGAGGGGCTTCAGGAGCTATTTATGGAACGGCTTTCATGAGTGCCGGAATGTATTGTAAAGGAAAAACAGAATTAGAAAAAGAAGATATTGTAGCTATTTTTAAGGCTATGATTGAAGGTGTTAAAAAAAGAGGAAAAGCAAGTTTAGGTGAAAAAACATTATTAGATACGGTCTTACCAGTATATGATTTATTGCAACATCGATTAGAACAAGGAGAAGATATTTTATCAAATACAGAAGAAATTAAAACTGTTGCAAAACAGGGAATGGAATCAACCAAAGATATTATTGCAACAAAAGGGAGAGCTTCTTATGTAGGAGAAAGAAGCTTAGGACATATTGATCCGGGAGCAGCATCTTCCTATATGATGATAAAAGTAATTTGTGAGGAAATCAAATAGGAGGAAATATGGTAGGAATTGTAGTAGTGTCACACAGTAAAGCTTTAGCAAAAGAAGCAATTACATTAGCAATGGAGATGAAGCATAGTGAATTTCCGCTTATCAATGGGAGTGGAACAGATGGAGATTATTTTGGAAGTAATCCTCTTATGATTAAAGAAGCTATTGAAAAAGCATATACAGAAGAGGGGGTACTTGTATTTGTAGACCTTGGAAGTTCAGTTCTAAATACACAAATTGCTATTGATTTTTTAGATGATTCGATATTTAACTTGGATCATATTAAAATTGCAGATGCTCCTTTAGTAGAAGGGCTAATTGCAGCAGTTGCTATCAATGATGCAAAAGCTAGTTTGACAGATATTATATCGGAGTTAAAGGAATTTAAAAATTTTTCAAAAATAAATGAATAAGTTATTGATTTTTTCAAAAAAATAAAGTATATAGCTAGTAAAGAATCTGGCGAGAGATAAGGAGAGTCATGATAAGAGTGGAAACACAATATTATGACTTTTTTTATACACAGATTTTAAGAAAGAAATGAAAGGAGAAAACTATGGAACCAATGACAATGTATTTTGCTGAATTTATTGGAACAGCTTTGTTGTTACTATTAGGAAATGGAGTAAACATGACTCTTAGTTTGAAACATAGCTATGGAAAAGGTGGAGGATGGATGTGTACCTGCTTTGGATGGGGTGTTTCTGTTACAATCGCTGCTTATTTCGTAGGATGGATTAGTGGAGCACATTTAAACCCAGCAGTAAGTTTAGCTTTAGCCGTAGCAGGAAGTTTGGAATGGACTTTATTACCGGGATACATTATTGCTCAAGTGTTAGGAGGAATATTAGGAGCAACTTTGGCATATCTAGCTTATAAACGACAAATGGATGAAGAACCGGATGTTGGGACAAAGTTAGGAGTTTTTTCAACAGGACCTTCGATTGATGATGCAAAGTGGAATGTTGTAACAGAAGCGATTGGAACAGCTGTTTTAATGAT encodes:
- a CDS encoding MIP/aquaporin family protein, with amino-acid sequence MEPMTMYFAEFIGTALLLLLGNGVNMTLSLKHSYGKGGGWMCTCFGWGVSVTIAAYFVGWISGAHLNPAVSLALAVAGSLEWTLLPGYIIAQVLGGILGATLAYLAYKRQMDEEPDVGTKLGVFSTGPSIDDAKWNVVTEAIGTAVLMIGILAIGYGKNQMPAGIGPVVVGLLIMVIGLGLGGATGFAINPARDLGPRIAHAILPIKGKGDSNWKYAWVPIIGPMIGGVLGTLLFRVVCQMTEGCPILN
- the dhaM gene encoding dihydroxyacetone kinase phosphoryl donor subunit DhaM, which gives rise to MVGIVVVSHSKALAKEAITLAMEMKHSEFPLINGSGTDGDYFGSNPLMIKEAIEKAYTEEGVLVFVDLGSSVLNTQIAIDFLDDSIFNLDHIKIADAPLVEGLIAAVAINDAKASLTDIISELKEFKNFSKINE
- the dhaK gene encoding dihydroxyacetone kinase subunit DhaK, whose translation is MKKLVNQRENIVEEVVQGMIKAYPEKLSRVEGEPIILRKEKKVGKVALISGGGSGHEPAHAGYVGYGMLDAAVCGEIFTSPGADKVYRAIQEVDSGAGVLLIIKNYSGDIMNFEMAAEMAAMDGITVKQVVVDDDIAVENSTYTVGRRGIAGTVFVHKILGAAAEAGYSLDELVDLGNRLVNNIKTMGMSLKSCMVFSTGKQSFEIGDDEVEIGLGIHGEPGTHREKMATADEFTEKLFAQIDRETQLQKGEKIAVLVNGLGETTLIELFIINNHLQDLLQAKEVTVVKTFVGNYMTSLDMGGFSISIVKLDEEMRKLLLAEQDTIAF
- the dhaL gene encoding dihydroxyacetone kinase subunit DhaL, translating into MLVKIVEKIADEIIQNKEYLTELDRVIGDGDHGVNLARGFEEIKAQISSYSSLAYSDIFQKMGMTLLTKVGGASGAIYGTAFMSAGMYCKGKTELEKEDIVAIFKAMIEGVKKRGKASLGEKTLLDTVLPVYDLLQHRLEQGEDILSNTEEIKTVAKQGMESTKDIIATKGRASYVGERSLGHIDPGAASSYMMIKVICEEIK